A segment of the Streptococcus chenjunshii genome:
GAAGACTGGAACGAAACCGGTAATGATCAGAACCGGATTTTTAAAGACAATTAGGAGCATAATGGTCACTAATTGACCGATCAGCCCTGTTGCAAAACCAAAGAGGGTAGCTGAAGCTGAACCGAAACCGTAAGATGCTGCAACGTCAACCGCCGGAAATGAACCTGGCAGCAGTTTAGCAGAAATCCCTTGGAATGCATTGGTTAATTCTGCGACGAACATCCGCACCCCCTGCATCAAAATAAAGAGATAAACGGAGAAGGTGAAAGCCGTAGAGACGACATACATAAAGAACGACTGTGTTTCCGGATTAAAGACGGTTCCTGTTGTGATAATATCAGGATCTGACATGATTTCCGGACCTAAAATATAAAGAATAGCACCGAAAAAGAATAGCATCAGCGTAGCCGAAGCGACAACCGTATCGTGGAAAATATTTAAGAAAGCCGGCAGTTTTAAATCATCCAGATTTTCTTCCCTTTTACCGAGTTTCGGTGCCACTTTATCAACAAACCAGATGGCAAACTGCTGTTGGTGGCCGATGGCAAACCCCCCGCCGCCAGTCAGGCGCTGCGTAGCTTCCACAGTCATATTAGAGCTGACAGCCCAGTAAAGACCGCAGACGACCCCAATAGCCACAGTTCCCCAGAACTGATTACGCAGTACCGGAATCAGTACAAGAACCATCAATGTTACAGTTGCGGCCTGCTGCACCATAATATGGCCGGTAATAAATAAGGTCCGAATTTTGGTTATTCTGCGCAGAGCAACCAGCAGGATATTTAGGAAAAAACCAATCAGCAGAGCTGTTGTGGCTGTTCCTACAAAAGCTGGGAATTGTTCTTCAATCAGAGTATTTGCTGCAGTCAGCCCAAAATAAGGATCAATAACAGCCGCACCGATATTAAACTTAGTGTTCAAAGCTGCCAGAATCGGCCGGAAAGTTGTAACCAGCCCAGAAGCTCCGACATTGAGAATCATATAGCCGACTGTCGCCTTAACAAATCCCGCAAAAACATCGTGCCACGGTTTTTTCAGCAAAATATAGCCGATCAAAACCAGAAGTCCGACGAAGAAAGCCGGTTGCTGCAAAATATTTTGCGAGAACCAGTTAAGAATACTTAGCAGTATATTCATGTTAACGACTCCTTTTCTAAATGTGCTTTGTTTTCTTATATCTTTATTATAGATTCTGAAAGCCTAAACAAAAAGACCAAGAAACACACAAGCATGTGTACAAAAATGTGCTGAAAGGTTTTTGACCAAAAGGCTGATAATCTTATTTCAAGACCTTAAAAACTATTTATAGAGGTTAAATAAAAGCCGACTGCCAGTGTCTGCTGTCCTTTAATCATCTCATCCGACTTAGACTTAACGTTTTTTAGCTACTGTCGCTATAAAATTAGATAAGTCGATCATTTGCTTGAGGGTAAACACACTGAGCTAATCTTTAAAAATGGGAAAACTAAAAAAGAGAGAACTGTAAATTTCTTTCAATGAAAAAATTCACAGTCTCTCTTTAAACAAAAATAAGCAATTCTTCTAACATAAGAAAAACCGGGACTTTTATTTAGCCCGGTCTTAAGAAGTTATTTTAAAACGGTCACAGTATTTGTACTTGGGCAGATAGGTTTAGTCTAATCCTTCCCACTGCCAGCCTTTAACCTCCGGAATATCATCACCATGCTCCCGAATATATTGGGTATGGTAAGCGATTTTGTCATCCATTATTTTGGCAAAATCAGCTGCCTTATCTCCCAAAACAGCCACAGCAGCATCCTGTGCCAGGTGGAAGCGATCCAATTCAGACAGGACACGCATATCAAAAGGTGTGGTAATATCTCCGTTTTCTCGGTAGCCATGGACGTGAAGATTGTGGTTGCGTCGGGTGAAAAAGATATCCCGAATCATTCCTTCATAGGCATGAAAAGCGAAAATAACAGGTTTGTCTTTTGTAAAGACGGCATCAAATGCAGCATCGCTTAAACCTCGTGAATCGACATCTGGATGGCGGAGCTTAAGTATATCAACAACATTGACAAAGCGAATTTTC
Coding sequences within it:
- a CDS encoding PTS ascorbate transporter subunit IIC, with protein sequence MNILLSILNWFSQNILQQPAFFVGLLVLIGYILLKKPWHDVFAGFVKATVGYMILNVGASGLVTTFRPILAALNTKFNIGAAVIDPYFGLTAANTLIEEQFPAFVGTATTALLIGFFLNILLVALRRITKIRTLFITGHIMVQQAATVTLMVLVLIPVLRNQFWGTVAIGVVCGLYWAVSSNMTVEATQRLTGGGGFAIGHQQQFAIWFVDKVAPKLGKREENLDDLKLPAFLNIFHDTVVASATLMLFFFGAILYILGPEIMSDPDIITTGTVFNPETQSFFMYVVSTAFTFSVYLFILMQGVRMFVAELTNAFQGISAKLLPGSFPAVDVAASYGFGSASATLFGFATGLIGQLVTIMLLIVFKNPVLIITGFVPVFFDNAAIAVYADKRGGWKAAVVLSFISGVLQVAVGALAVSLLGLASYGGYHGNIDFEIPWVPFAYLFKYIGIIGFILVCAFLLAIPQLQFIKAKDKEAYYRGDAPAEE